The genomic interval GTGTATTGGGTCACACATTTATGGAGTTTCTGAAGGGCAGTGGAGACTACTGCCAGGCCCAGCACGGCGTATATGCAGACAAGTGAACGGCGAGCTTTGCTACCTCACTGGAAGAGAGACTTGTGTGATTGCTTTAACGTTGGCGGGAACAGACACGGAGAGCGGGGCGTCCACAGCAGTCAGACCAGTCTGGATGGGTTAAAAAAATCTCCAGAAGTGCACTGCCCTCGTTGGCCCTCTGTTTCCTTGTTCACCCGAGGACCAgccctttttttgttttctttaatttatagatttttttcatcagtcagttatttttctttctatttgatTTTTTCCCCACCCCTTCTCCTGATTTTCTGCAGATTATACTTATTTTAAGGGGGATTGGTGAAGATTCCTTccatttttgtatatttgtcagttttttttcattgtcagCAATGGCTCGTATGAATAGACCTGCCCCTGTGGAGATCACATATAAAAACATGAGGTTCCTCATCACCCACAATCCTACCAATGCCACCCTAAACAAATTCATTGAGGTGAGCCTTTTTAAGCACTTTGCAAATttgataaattttttttttttaatttttttggtttaGGTTACCCTTAACTGCTTAGTCAAAAGCCACAATTTATCATATTCAATTCATATTTAAAGTTACCTGTTAGAAGATTATAGAGAATCGCTGAGTTGTGAGCCTATTTGCTTATtaaatctgtgtttattttttcccctgcaACTTAATCGTTCTTCATTCACACACTGGTTCTTTTTCAGGAACTAAAGAAGTATGGTGTGACAACAGTTGTTAGAGTGTGCGAGGCGACGTATGATGCCAACTTGGTCGCAAAAGAGGGCATTCAGGTCCTGGTAAGTTATTTTATGTTACTGCTTCAAATGAAATATGAATGCAGCGGAAATATTCCGGCACTTAACTTTTTTCCTTATAATATATGCAGGATTGGCCGTTTGATGATGGAGCTCCTCCTTCTAACCAGATTGTTGACGATTGGTTGAATCTGCTGAGGATTAAGTTTAGGGAGGAGCCAGGCTGCTGCATAGCTGTTCACTGTGTAGCTGGCCTTGGAAGgtaatattttgtattaaatgataTGGTTGTTAGCGTCATTTGACAATCATTGAACAACATGCTGATCTTAAACAGAAACTTACAGGCTAGAATGAAACCAGTGATTGTATAATATATTGGGGACTTGCAATGTTTCTAAGTTGAATGGATTTTTGTTTGGTGTGATGTGTAGGTGAATTACAAGGATGCTGCTAGGTAGGCTGTTTGCTGTTTGCTGTGTTTGTCTATGCAAGGTAAATACAACTGAAATACTGAGACGCTAAACCAAGATAAAATAGTTCTTGTGATCACATTTCTTCTGTCATATTTTTGCTAGGAAGTTAATGAGTGAACATGTTGATCACAGTGAGCATGCTGTCACTGTCACAGACAAGTTGGACTTCTCATTTGAAAAATCCTGATTCATGACAGATCACATAATGGCTGGTGTTTCACAGATTGAATCAAGCTGTCAGTTACAGGAGAAATGTGAAACTTGTTAACAGCAGCGAAGCAGGAAGCTAGGGTTACTGAAATGGCAGATTTTAGTGTTCTAGAAGAGGTAGGTGAAGTTTCTTTTCAGAAGTCAAGTGGGGGCGTAACAAGAAGAGGAACTCGGCATAGTCATCCTGCATGTTACAGGTGTGATGCAAAGTAGACTGAGTTTGTGGGTATGAGCAGATGTGCATAGAAGCAGAATTATTCACACACTCGCTTCCTTTCTGTATATCCAGGAGATTTATAATGGATATTTGCTCAATGACATATCGGAGTCAAAGCATCCAAATCTGTCAAGTTGTCAAATGTTTGTTAAATACACTGAGTTCTGTCTCACTTTAAAACCTCCTGCTTAGGTGTTTGTTGACTTGTTGGGCTCTGTCTCAGATCCAGACATTCTGACTTTACATtcaaaacaatttaataattcAGAAAATCCTGAACACTTTTGATAGGTTTGCTAGGATACATGAAGCTAATAGGAAATCTGGTTAGTAATAACCGTACACAATAGTACAGACGTAAAAGATTTGAGTTAATAAGGGaacagattcctgttcttgccAGGTATGGTAGGGTGATGATGAAATGCACATACATTCATATTGTTACAGCACACCTGGACATTTGTGTAAAATGACTACAAGCCGACTGCAACTCTAGTCTGTACATATGAATTAATGTACATAATACTGCCTTATGAATCACTAAAGAGAAAGTTATTGTTCCACTTGCACAGGTGCCACATAATATTCAGTGGAATGCGCATTGCACATGCAAATGTCCACATTGCCGTATTTAGCGATGGGTGCAGCACCAAATCGAGTTTGAGAGCCCATGGTCAGatgcaaatgtatttaaactTTGCTCAGGGAACTTGTCATGCTGCAGCATGCAAACACATTgtaattgtgtgcttccaactttgtggcaacaattTGCGAAATGCCTACCTTTAGTTGTGGTCAGATGTCCATAGACTTGGCCATGTAGTGTATAACAGGAGTCTAAAAAGGtcagaaaagacaaaataagcAATAGAACTTTTTATATTCACATCACATCAGCTAATGTTTAGCAAGCGTATGAAGAGCTAAATTA from Tachysurus vachellii isolate PV-2020 chromosome 1, HZAU_Pvac_v1, whole genome shotgun sequence carries:
- the ptp4a1 gene encoding protein tyrosine phosphatase type IVA 1 → MARMNRPAPVEITYKNMRFLITHNPTNATLNKFIEELKKYGVTTVVRVCEATYDANLVAKEGIQVLDWPFDDGAPPSNQIVDDWLNLLRIKFREEPGCCIAVHCVAGLGRAPVLVALALIECGMKYEDAVQFIRQKRRGAFNSKQLFYLEKYRPKMRLRFKDSNGHRNNCCIQ